A section of the Verrucomicrobium sp. GAS474 genome encodes:
- a CDS encoding DCC1-like thiol-disulfide oxidoreductase family protein, with protein sequence MVVYFDGVCSLCNAFVDFAIRRDTGRRLRYASQQGQAFAALKARHPGLTAGTETVVAAEPRPDGTERLYLESDATFAVLARLPGGWGWLRYGRLVPRPIRNFFYRLIARHRYRLFGKRETCRLPSPEERALFLD encoded by the coding sequence ATGGTGGTTTATTTCGACGGCGTTTGCTCTCTCTGCAATGCCTTCGTCGATTTCGCCATCCGGCGGGACACGGGGCGGCGCCTCCGTTACGCCTCGCAGCAGGGGCAGGCCTTCGCGGCCCTGAAGGCCCGCCATCCGGGGCTCACGGCGGGGACGGAGACGGTGGTGGCGGCGGAGCCCCGGCCCGACGGGACGGAGCGCCTTTACCTCGAGTCGGACGCGACCTTCGCGGTCCTGGCCCGGCTGCCGGGGGGGTGGGGGTGGCTCCGCTATGGGCGGCTCGTTCCCCGGCCGATCCGCAACTTCTTCTACCGCCTGATCGCCCGCCACCGTTACCGCCTGTTCGGGAAACGGGAGACGTGCCGCCTCCCCTCCCCGGAGGAACGGGCGCTTTTTCTCGACTAG
- a CDS encoding DUF2188 domain-containing protein — protein sequence MADKPLYVERRPQGDYAVRKPNSERASAVAPTQAAAIAKAGQLNPGAAIHVERVRDTKAGGRDKWRTP from the coding sequence ATGGCCGATAAACCCTTGTATGTTGAGAGGCGCCCTCAGGGCGACTATGCAGTGAGAAAACCGAACTCGGAACGGGCGAGTGCCGTTGCTCCGACCCAGGCCGCGGCAATCGCGAAAGCGGGCCAGCTTAATCCGGGTGCCGCGATCCACGTCGAGCGGGTGCGCGATACGAAGGCGGGTGGCCGGGACAAGTGGCGCACTCCTTAA
- a CDS encoding transglutaminase family protein yields the protein MQLHIHHRTTYQYASPVAFGPHRLLVRPRESHGLRIVKSSIRLSPSHRFRWMRDPQENNVGLVDFTQSSTELVVDSECTVDSADRNPFDFVIPPEAVEYPFSYEPELLAELLPLSLNLYARDGNRIGRWLHPFWHPGKRTETLPLLQRINTAIFTTFTYRRRMEKGVQSPAETIENNSGSCRDFATLFVETCRFLGLAARFVSGYMHSAEIEGRMSMHGWAEVYLPGAGWIGFDPSWGLLASAQYVPVAVSRHPEHVPPISGTYFGTQRDFVRSTVDLYVTEIASPSPLSF from the coding sequence ATGCAACTGCACATCCATCATCGGACGACCTACCAGTACGCCTCCCCGGTCGCCTTCGGCCCCCACAGGCTCCTGGTGCGGCCCCGGGAAAGCCACGGCCTCCGCATCGTGAAGAGCTCCATCCGCCTCTCCCCCTCCCACCGCTTCCGATGGATGCGCGACCCCCAGGAGAACAACGTCGGCCTCGTCGACTTCACCCAATCCTCGACCGAGCTGGTGGTCGACAGCGAATGCACCGTCGATTCCGCCGACCGGAATCCCTTCGACTTCGTCATCCCGCCCGAGGCCGTCGAATACCCCTTCTCCTACGAGCCCGAACTCCTCGCGGAACTCCTCCCGCTCTCCCTCAACCTCTACGCGCGGGACGGGAATCGGATCGGACGATGGCTTCATCCCTTCTGGCACCCCGGAAAAAGAACGGAGACCCTCCCCCTCCTCCAGCGGATCAACACGGCCATCTTCACCACCTTCACCTACCGGCGGCGGATGGAGAAAGGAGTCCAATCCCCGGCGGAGACCATCGAAAACAACAGCGGATCGTGCCGCGATTTCGCCACCCTCTTCGTCGAGACCTGCCGCTTCCTCGGCCTGGCCGCCCGGTTCGTCAGCGGCTACATGCACTCCGCCGAAATCGAGGGCCGGATGTCGATGCACGGATGGGCCGAGGTCTACCTTCCCGGCGCGGGATGGATCGGCTTCGACCCCAGCTGGGGCCTCCTCGCCTCGGCCCAATACGTCCCCGTCGCCGTCTCCCGGCATCCCGAGCACGTCCCGCCCATCTCCGGCACCTACTTCGGAACCCAGCGCGATTTCGTGAGATCGACCGTCGACCTCTACGTCACCGAAATCGCCTCCCCCTCCCCGCTCTCTTTTTGA
- a CDS encoding dUTPase: MSNSPAPSVDKLQEIFRLQEALNKRIGVDTTAMSEEEKTKWILNYTRAMSQEMAELIDSVPWKWWAKYQKFDEQNARVEIVDLFHFLVSMAQVLGMTADDIFAAYQQKHEVNLKRQESGYAVKDHNDSKHI; the protein is encoded by the coding sequence ATGTCCAATTCCCCCGCCCCGTCTGTCGATAAGCTCCAGGAAATCTTCCGCCTCCAGGAGGCGCTGAACAAGCGGATCGGCGTCGACACGACCGCGATGAGCGAGGAGGAGAAGACGAAGTGGATCCTGAATTACACCCGCGCGATGAGCCAGGAGATGGCGGAGCTGATCGACAGCGTCCCGTGGAAGTGGTGGGCGAAGTACCAGAAGTTCGACGAACAGAATGCCCGGGTCGAGATCGTCGACCTCTTCCACTTCCTCGTCTCGATGGCGCAGGTGCTGGGGATGACGGCCGACGATATCTTCGCCGCCTACCAGCAGAAGCACGAGGTGAACCTGAAGCGCCAGGAATCGGGCTACGCGGTGAAGGATCACAACGACTCGAAGCACATCTGA
- a CDS encoding response regulator yields MDTHSFLLILGALLGAGAVVLVGLVLRKLEKIREEVTSARTRSIPLLQQTVTLNQTLIAEIRSLRMEMQQDWAQSLPDDSVSTRTSVGEFKERKILILDDDPSTCSMLSTMLQRLGHRAVVTRRGNDAVTAWRRAVETGDPFDIAIFDLIIPGSIGGRDVWQQLRIAGERHLKVVACSGYIDDTIHAELIAEGFSHILSKPFQLQSLGEMIRQL; encoded by the coding sequence ATGGATACTCACTCCTTTCTCCTGATCCTCGGCGCGCTCCTCGGGGCGGGGGCCGTGGTCCTCGTGGGGCTGGTCCTGCGGAAGCTGGAGAAGATCCGGGAGGAGGTCACCTCGGCCCGGACCCGCTCGATCCCACTGCTCCAGCAGACGGTGACGCTGAACCAGACGCTGATCGCCGAGATCCGCTCCCTGCGGATGGAGATGCAGCAGGACTGGGCGCAGTCCCTCCCGGACGATTCGGTCTCGACCCGCACCTCGGTCGGCGAGTTCAAGGAGAGGAAGATCCTGATCCTCGACGACGATCCCTCCACCTGCAGCATGCTCTCGACGATGCTGCAGCGGCTGGGCCACCGCGCGGTGGTCACCCGCCGGGGGAACGACGCGGTGACGGCCTGGCGGCGGGCCGTCGAGACGGGCGACCCCTTCGACATCGCGATCTTCGACCTCATCATCCCCGGCAGCATCGGCGGCCGGGACGTCTGGCAGCAGTTGCGGATCGCCGGGGAACGGCACCTGAAGGTCGTCGCCTGCAGCGGCTACATCGACGACACGATCCACGCGGAACTCATCGCCGAGGGCTTCTCCCACATCCTCTCGAAGCCCTTCCAGCTCCAGAGCCTCGGCGAGATGATCCGGCAGCTTTGA
- a CDS encoding transglutaminase family protein codes for MSTRRPKASDAAPPDMTVRVGCRLVYEAPLPTPILLLIRPRLERPHRILREKLSIPSVRKSDAARDANGNITHRWTLPPGRTTIVHDALVEISSRPDNFEPKTHSVPVAELSLDILRYTLPSRYCDSDKMLRFAATQFGHLINGIDRVIAICNWTHRNIRYVTCSGRPDLSASEVMARGYGVCRDFAHVAIALCRAVNLPARYVSGHMPDIGFRDAGGAMDFHAYFEVYLEHQWRPFDARFNIPRIGRIKISHGLDAVDGSFATTYGEAQLTFFEVWAYQVKPGTVSLGDPIDLSKRLDGTPRIRFR; via the coding sequence TTGAGCACCCGCCGCCCCAAGGCCTCCGACGCCGCGCCGCCCGACATGACGGTGCGCGTCGGATGCCGCCTCGTTTACGAAGCGCCGCTGCCGACGCCCATCCTCCTCCTCATCCGCCCCCGCCTCGAGCGCCCCCACCGCATCCTTCGGGAAAAGCTGTCGATCCCCTCCGTCCGAAAATCGGACGCCGCCCGCGATGCGAACGGGAACATCACCCATCGCTGGACGCTGCCGCCAGGCCGGACCACCATCGTCCATGACGCCCTGGTCGAGATCTCCTCCCGGCCCGATAATTTCGAGCCGAAGACCCATTCGGTTCCCGTCGCGGAGCTCTCGCTCGACATCCTGCGCTACACCCTGCCGAGCCGCTACTGCGACTCCGACAAGATGCTCCGCTTCGCCGCCACCCAGTTCGGCCACCTCATCAACGGGATCGACCGGGTCATCGCCATCTGCAACTGGACCCACCGGAACATCCGCTACGTCACCTGCTCCGGCCGCCCCGATCTTTCGGCCTCCGAGGTGATGGCCCGCGGCTACGGCGTGTGCCGGGATTTCGCCCACGTGGCCATCGCCCTCTGCCGGGCCGTGAACCTGCCCGCCCGCTACGTCTCGGGACACATGCCCGACATCGGCTTTCGCGATGCCGGAGGAGCCATGGATTTCCACGCCTATTTCGAGGTCTACCTCGAACACCAATGGCGGCCCTTCGACGCCCGCTTCAACATCCCCCGCATCGGGCGGATCAAGATCTCCCACGGCCTCGACGCCGTCGACGGCTCCTTCGCGACCACCTACGGGGAAGCCCAGCTCACCTTCTTCGAGGTCTGGGCCTACCAGGTCAAGCCGGGGACCGTTTCCCTCGGCGACCCGATCGATCTCTCCAAGCGGCTCGACGGCACCCCCCGGATCCGTTTCCGCTAG